In the Streptomyces sp. BHT-5-2 genome, one interval contains:
- a CDS encoding YccF domain-containing protein has product MKFILNVIWLVLSGFWMALGYVLAGVICCILIVTIPFGIASFRIAGYALWPFGRTTVERRDAGAGSAVGNLIWIVFAGWWLALGHIATGIALCVTIIGIPFGIANFKMIPLSLLPLGREIVPTDQPFATR; this is encoded by the coding sequence ATGAAGTTCATCCTCAACGTTATCTGGCTGGTCCTCAGCGGCTTCTGGATGGCACTCGGGTACGTCCTCGCGGGCGTGATCTGCTGCATCCTGATCGTCACGATCCCGTTCGGCATTGCCAGCTTTCGTATCGCCGGCTACGCGCTGTGGCCGTTCGGCCGGACGACGGTGGAGCGTCGGGACGCCGGTGCCGGTTCGGCGGTCGGCAATCTGATCTGGATCGTCTTCGCGGGCTGGTGGCTGGCCTTGGGCCACATCGCCACCGGGATCGCGCTGTGCGTGACGATCATCGGGATCCCGTTCGGCATCGCCAACTTCAAGATGATCCCGCTCTCCCTGCTGCCCCTCGGCCGCGAGATCGTCCCCACCGACCAGCCCTTCGCCACCCGCTGA